The following proteins are co-located in the Mus caroli chromosome 7, CAROLI_EIJ_v1.1, whole genome shotgun sequence genome:
- the Krtdap gene encoding keratinocyte differentiation-associated protein isoform X2, which yields MKIPILPVVALLSLLALHEAQGAALGHPTIYPEDSTNINYPTVAEGLNNEFLNFKRLQSAFQSENFLNWHVITDMFKNALPFINWDFFPKT from the exons ATGAAGATCCCAATTCTTCCCGTCGtggctctcctctctcttctggcATTGCATGAGGCCCAGGGAGCAGCCCTGGGGCATCCCACGATATACCCG GAAGATAGCACCAACATTAATTACCCTACCGTAGCAGAG gGCCTTAACAATGAGTTCCTGAACTTTAAGAGGCTACAGTCT GCCTTTCAGTCAGAAAACTTCCTGAACTGGCACGTCATCACTGAT ATGTTCAAAAATGCACTTCCTTTCATTAACTGGGACTTCTTCCCTAAG ACCTAG
- the Krtdap gene encoding keratinocyte differentiation-associated protein isoform X4, producing MKIPILPVVALLSLLALHEAQGAALGHPTIYPEDSTNINYPTVAEAFQSENFLNWHVITDMFKNALPFINWDFFPKT from the exons ATGAAGATCCCAATTCTTCCCGTCGtggctctcctctctcttctggcATTGCATGAGGCCCAGGGAGCAGCCCTGGGGCATCCCACGATATACCCG GAAGATAGCACCAACATTAATTACCCTACCGTAGCAGAG GCCTTTCAGTCAGAAAACTTCCTGAACTGGCACGTCATCACTGAT ATGTTCAAAAATGCACTTCCTTTCATTAACTGGGACTTCTTCCCTAAG ACCTAG
- the Krtdap gene encoding keratinocyte differentiation-associated protein isoform X1, whose translation MKIPILPVVALLSLLALHEAQGAALGHPTIYPEDSTNINYPTVAEGLNNEFLNFKRLQSAFQSENFLNWHVITDMFKNALPFINWDFFPKVKGLRSAAPDSQ comes from the exons ATGAAGATCCCAATTCTTCCCGTCGtggctctcctctctcttctggcATTGCATGAGGCCCAGGGAGCAGCCCTGGGGCATCCCACGATATACCCG GAAGATAGCACCAACATTAATTACCCTACCGTAGCAGAG gGCCTTAACAATGAGTTCCTGAACTTTAAGAGGCTACAGTCT GCCTTTCAGTCAGAAAACTTCCTGAACTGGCACGTCATCACTGAT ATGTTCAAAAATGCACTTCCTTTCATTAACTGGGACTTCTTCCCTAAG GTGAAAGGACTGAGAAGTGCCGCTCCTGATTCCCAGTGA
- the Krtdap gene encoding keratinocyte differentiation-associated protein isoform X3 → MKIPILPVVALLSLLALHEAQGAALGHPTIYPEDSTNINYPTVAEAFQSENFLNWHVITDMFKNALPFINWDFFPKVKGLRSAAPDSQ, encoded by the exons ATGAAGATCCCAATTCTTCCCGTCGtggctctcctctctcttctggcATTGCATGAGGCCCAGGGAGCAGCCCTGGGGCATCCCACGATATACCCG GAAGATAGCACCAACATTAATTACCCTACCGTAGCAGAG GCCTTTCAGTCAGAAAACTTCCTGAACTGGCACGTCATCACTGAT ATGTTCAAAAATGCACTTCCTTTCATTAACTGGGACTTCTTCCCTAAG GTGAAAGGACTGAGAAGTGCCGCTCCTGATTCCCAGTGA